TGTATTGCCCCAGATGAATGAGTACTACGCCCCGAAAGGTCCAGGCAGGGCTGTGGTCAGGTTGCAGCTCTAGCACTTTCTCAAAGCTTTGGAGCGCTGCTTCGTGGCGCTCTAGGTTGGCTAAGGCGTCTCCTCGGCCATACCAGCTGCGATCGTCTTGGGGATTGAGCACGAGGGCGTTGTCAAAGCTGGCGATCGCCTCTTCGTAGCGCTTGAGATGATACTGCGCGACGCCCTGGCCATACCAAGCGGCTGCGTCCTCAGGACACGCTTGCAGCGCCCGTTCAAAGCCCCGCAGCGCCTCCCAGTAGAGCTCCCAGTCGAGAGATCGATAACAAGCTTCTAGGTGGGGAGGACACTCAGCTGAGTCAAACCGAAACAATTGCTTAAGACGGCTGGTCGCTTCACTCATGGCGTCGCTAACTAAGGACGAAGGCAGTCACGGAAGGCAGGGCAAATCCGAGATGATTGATGACAAAATCACCACTGGATCATCTCAGAATTCCCATTTCGACGTGGCGCAAATGCACCACTTTACAAACTGGTTCAAAGGGGCGCCGTACTAAAACGTTTTAATGAATTGCTTAATGAACTGCTGATAATCGCGAAGGCGATCGCCCGCAAACTCAACGGTTTTGCGATCGCTCTAATGCTGAACCACGTTTAGGCTGTCCATCACTGGACTGTCTTGCTGACCGCATCGAGTAGAAGCACCGTCGCGATCCTGGTTCTCAGGACAGCAGGGATCGCGCGCATCCCGATTGTGGTCTCAAATGCAGTTCAAAACAGTCTATCTTTCACAAATCTCAACAAGTTCGCTCCGGAAAAAGCCTGGGCGAACTTG
This genomic stretch from Geitlerinema sp. PCC 7407 harbors:
- a CDS encoding tetratricopeptide repeat protein, with amino-acid sequence MSEATSRLKQLFRFDSAECPPHLEACYRSLDWELYWEALRGFERALQACPEDAAAWYGQGVAQYHLKRYEEAIASFDNALVLNPQDDRSWYGRGDALANLERHEAALQSFEKVLELQPDHSPAWTFRGVVLIHLGQYKAALESCQKALALAPEDKEAELFRGVALHYLGQYEAAYECYQRVNQEAPSPRRKFLQQVQANFQRWFKRP